Proteins found in one Clostridium kluyveri DSM 555 genomic segment:
- a CDS encoding HAMP domain-containing protein, translating to MIQEVEEGDFSVKTVIKGNNEIAYITKSFNDMIGNISKLIAGVKSSIQNISRSIESLRKMAKDLEKNAFN from the coding sequence ATTATTCAAGAGGTTGAGGAAGGGGATTTCTCTGTAAAAACAGTAATAAAAGGAAACAATGAAATTGCTTACATTACAAAATCATTTAATGATATGATTGGTAATATAAGTAAGCTGATTGCTGGAGTTAAATCTTCTATTCAAAATATTTCAAGGTCTATAGAATCATTACGAAAAATGGCTAAGGATCTGGAGAAAAATGCTTTTAACTGA
- a CDS encoding DUF2207 domain-containing protein, with product MKKFLLGLFVLFFIISVNPLNVSASSEEIALSKFNIETTIKEDGSIDMVELITYNFKKKFNGAYRDISIRNTDGIYDIKVSFISEAGQETPFRKVTDAKNGDNNVFEISKQNKDLYRLKIYSPSKNEEKTFKIVYTMKNVATKYKDTAELFYEYWSDYNETKIDNLKIHINLPYNMKNQDIKAYYHTVSAGNISVKNGTVEYIFPHINSKELVEARVLFPASSIPLSPKTKNENALNRILNEEADYREKQQQKIALALARKKTFNYVSIISVLFFLIFILIVWRKFRNNNQDIYSIYSPPELPEECTPAVAAYLVNRTATGRTIYATLLDLWRKGYLTIKKAEPENKKDKINFSINKVEKDSGELLNHERYFMNWLFDKLGNGKSVTTSSIKKANKKSPFYHDSQEWSNLIREEVKSRNYYDKKANCAGIWLIAFSIIGIIISIVSLAFGAGMGILSLLASVITMICGVYYCVKKSPKGQSRYNNWMKFIKYIKNTDFTYDLNTHYIESYIPYAEALNIKKESMSNLTASFHNPSQNMGWIYYYLLFDSMNLNRKEQFSYYIYASFNTGSSGSSSSGSSSSSSGSSGGGGAGGF from the coding sequence ATGAAAAAATTTCTTCTAGGTCTTTTTGTACTGTTTTTCATAATTTCTGTTAACCCACTCAATGTTTCAGCTTCATCAGAGGAAATAGCTCTGTCCAAATTCAACATAGAAACTACCATAAAAGAAGATGGTTCTATTGATATGGTTGAACTTATAACTTACAATTTCAAGAAAAAATTCAATGGAGCTTATAGGGACATATCCATCAGAAACACAGATGGTATATATGATATAAAAGTGTCATTTATATCCGAAGCCGGACAGGAAACACCTTTTAGGAAGGTAACTGACGCCAAAAACGGAGATAACAATGTGTTTGAAATATCAAAACAGAATAAGGATCTCTACAGGCTCAAAATCTACTCACCTTCAAAAAATGAAGAGAAAACTTTTAAAATAGTCTATACCATGAAAAATGTTGCCACAAAATACAAGGACACAGCTGAGCTTTTCTATGAATACTGGTCAGATTACAACGAAACTAAAATAGATAATCTAAAAATTCACATTAACTTGCCGTATAATATGAAAAATCAAGATATTAAAGCTTACTACCATACTGTTTCAGCTGGAAATATATCTGTCAAAAACGGGACTGTAGAGTACATCTTTCCCCATATCAATTCAAAAGAGCTTGTAGAAGCAAGGGTGCTTTTCCCCGCTAGTTCAATTCCACTGTCCCCTAAAACAAAGAATGAAAATGCCCTGAACAGAATTTTAAACGAAGAAGCAGACTACAGGGAAAAACAACAGCAGAAAATAGCCCTTGCCCTTGCAAGAAAAAAGACTTTCAATTATGTAAGTATAATTTCAGTATTGTTTTTTCTCATATTCATTCTCATAGTATGGAGAAAATTTAGAAATAATAACCAGGATATATACAGTATATACTCTCCACCAGAACTCCCTGAAGAATGTACTCCTGCAGTAGCAGCTTATCTGGTGAACAGGACTGCAACTGGAAGAACTATATATGCAACCTTACTTGATTTATGGAGAAAGGGTTATTTAACTATTAAAAAAGCAGAACCTGAAAACAAAAAAGATAAAATTAATTTCTCAATCAATAAAGTTGAAAAAGATAGTGGAGAACTTTTAAATCATGAGAGATATTTTATGAACTGGTTATTTGACAAGCTTGGTAACGGTAAAAGTGTCACTACATCCTCCATAAAAAAAGCCAACAAGAAATCTCCCTTTTATCATGATTCCCAGGAATGGTCAAATCTCATAAGAGAAGAAGTCAAATCTAGAAATTATTATGACAAAAAAGCCAACTGTGCCGGCATATGGTTAATTGCATTTTCCATTATAGGAATAATTATTTCCATTGTATCTCTGGCTTTTGGAGCTGGTATGGGAATATTGAGCTTGCTTGCATCGGTTATTACTATGATCTGCGGAGTATATTATTGTGTCAAAAAAAGCCCCAAAGGCCAGTCTAGATATAATAACTGGATGAAATTTATAAAATACATTAAAAATACGGACTTCACCTATGATCTCAATACCCATTATATAGAATCCTATATTCCCTACGCAGAAGCCCTAAATATTAAGAAAGAGAGTATGTCAAATCTCACGGCATCCTTTCACAATCCTTCACAAAACATGGGCTGGATATACTATTACCTTCTCTTTGACAGCATGAATTTAAATAGGAAGGAACAATTCAGTTACTATATATACGCTTCCTTCAATACCGGATCCTCAGGCAGCTCAAGTTCTGGTTCAAGTAGTTCCAGTTCAGGCAGTTCCGGTGGTGGAGGTGCCGGTGGATTTTAA
- a CDS encoding MFS transporter produces the protein MNQHADINIHKEVKMSRFLIVLMSIACGVSVANLYYSQPLLEELSRFFNVSSSMIGISAMLIQIGYALGLISLVPLGDIKERKGLIITMLFCSAISLISLSFASNIYWLLGSSLLVGLTSIIPMLIVPLAAHLANPVERGKVIGTVMSGLLIGILVSRVFSGIIGSTLGWQVVYRIAAGMMGLLIIIFNLWLPKSVPDTSMGYGKLLKSLIGLLKNQPVLRESSLIGAMMFGTFSIFWTTLSFLLKSPTYNLGAQAAGMFGLVGVLGALAASIVGRIADKKSPQFTLTIAIILSLLSYICFLIFGYQIWGLVIGVVLLDLGIQSGQISNQARINALDAAARSRNNAVYMTFYFCGGALGSLLGTLLWGLSGWIGVCAVGIIFQIIAALTHVLSIKRR, from the coding sequence ATGAACCAGCATGCAGATATAAATATACATAAAGAGGTTAAGATGAGCAGATTTTTAATTGTACTGATGTCAATTGCTTGTGGAGTTAGTGTAGCTAATTTATATTATTCTCAGCCTTTGCTAGAAGAACTTTCTAGATTCTTTAATGTGTCATCATCTATGATTGGAATTTCAGCCATGTTGATTCAAATTGGCTATGCCCTGGGACTGATTTCCCTGGTTCCGTTGGGAGATATTAAAGAACGTAAAGGTTTAATCATTACAATGTTATTTTGCTCAGCAATATCGCTGATTTCTCTTTCATTTGCTTCAAACATATATTGGTTATTGGGTAGTTCTCTATTGGTTGGACTAACTTCTATTATTCCAATGTTGATTGTGCCTTTAGCTGCACATCTGGCAAATCCAGTAGAAAGAGGTAAGGTGATTGGAACTGTAATGAGTGGTCTTTTGATCGGCATTTTAGTATCTCGTGTTTTTAGTGGAATTATAGGTTCAACTTTAGGATGGCAGGTTGTTTATAGGATAGCTGCAGGGATGATGGGATTACTAATTATAATATTCAATTTGTGGCTTCCCAAATCTGTTCCAGATACTTCTATGGGTTATGGAAAATTACTCAAATCTTTAATTGGATTACTGAAAAATCAGCCGGTTTTAAGGGAATCTTCGTTAATTGGTGCAATGATGTTTGGGACTTTCAGCATATTTTGGACTACACTATCTTTTTTACTTAAATCACCAACCTACAACTTAGGAGCTCAAGCTGCTGGAATGTTTGGATTAGTGGGAGTTTTAGGAGCTTTGGCAGCTTCAATAGTGGGACGAATTGCTGATAAAAAAAGTCCTCAATTTACTTTAACTATAGCTATAATACTTTCACTTTTGTCATATATTTGTTTTTTAATTTTTGGATATCAAATATGGGGACTTGTCATTGGAGTAGTCCTATTGGATTTAGGCATTCAGTCTGGTCAAATTTCAAATCAAGCACGCATAAATGCTTTAGATGCTGCGGCTCGCAGTCGTAATAATGCTGTATATATGACATTTTACTTTTGTGGTGGGGCATTAGGGTCATTACTGGGGACATTACTATGGGGATTGTCTGGATGGATTGGAGTGTGTGCCGTTGGAATAATTTTTCAAATAATTGCAGCGTTAACTCATGTTTTGAGCATAAAACGCAGATAA
- a CDS encoding sensor histidine kinase, with protein MLYIVCILLVITILCVIKYYFTRMNIHALISQTNKLNKLISESNEQIKLAAPDKTTEKLAIEINHLVDCYKALQLKNIKEKQQYKKILANFSHDLRTPLTSIMGYIDIILHLDLSEKDKEKYLETVQYKLKTLNNLVDSLYDLSLIDAKEYPVQLNPHSLYQLLCDSLLLFYQDFEDRGILLQLSLDEKVPLVLLDEKITNRVLLNLLQNVIRYAKSYCKVDLGVTDEYVNISISNDCEPLSEEDVLQLFNRTYKADSNRSKYSSGLGLAIAKELMELQLSTINADYHDNTLTFILCFKR; from the coding sequence ATGCTTTATATTGTGTGTATACTGTTAGTTATAACTATCCTCTGTGTGATAAAATATTATTTTACTAGAATGAATATCCATGCATTAATTTCACAAACTAACAAGTTGAACAAACTTATTTCTGAAAGTAATGAACAAATTAAGTTGGCTGCCCCTGATAAGACAACAGAGAAGCTGGCTATTGAAATTAATCATTTAGTTGATTGCTATAAGGCATTACAATTGAAAAATATTAAAGAAAAGCAGCAGTACAAAAAAATCTTAGCTAACTTTTCTCATGACTTACGGACACCACTAACCTCCATCATGGGATATATTGACATAATTTTACATTTAGACCTATCGGAAAAGGATAAAGAAAAATATTTAGAGACTGTGCAATATAAATTGAAAACTTTAAACAACCTGGTGGATTCATTATATGATTTGTCTTTAATTGATGCCAAGGAGTATCCAGTGCAGTTAAATCCACACTCATTATATCAGCTGCTGTGTGATAGTTTATTACTGTTTTATCAAGACTTTGAAGATAGAGGTATCTTATTACAGTTGAGTCTTGATGAAAAAGTTCCCTTGGTGTTGTTGGATGAAAAAATTACCAATAGGGTATTGCTGAATTTACTCCAAAATGTCATACGCTATGCTAAATCATACTGCAAAGTTGATTTGGGAGTAACGGATGAGTATGTTAATATCAGCATCAGCAACGATTGTGAGCCTTTAAGTGAGGAAGATGTATTACAACTTTTTAACCGTACATACAAGGCTGATAGTAATCGCTCTAAGTACTCTTCGGGTTTGGGTTTGGCCATTGCCAAAGAGCTGATGGAATTACAACTAAGTACTATAAATGCAGATTATCATGATAATACTTTGACATTTATACTATGTTTTAAACGTTAA
- a CDS encoding ATP-binding cassette domain-containing protein encodes MKTPILKTTNLEKRYKDQVALESTNFELYKGEICAIIGKNGAGKSTLFKMIAEEIFPTKGEITLFGEPYGKHNSRRRMGVMIETDVFFDNFNAHQNLEYYRLLRGIPEKAVIGKVLNRVGLAEHNRKKFSQYSLGMKQRLSLALALLSSPDFLLLDEPTNGLDAEGMVEMRQLFLKLNQEHQITILISSHILSQLQSIATRFVFLNKGKVVQDLSRKELLGMSQQFIFLRVNDAKKACFILENHFVDMDYRVLAGEQLEIYNYIPQRQKINRLLNEGNVDILEMTVKSKNLEEYFLGLVGGDENVESN; translated from the coding sequence ATGAAAACACCAATTTTAAAAACAACTAATTTAGAGAAAAGGTATAAAGATCAGGTTGCCTTGGAAAGTACTAACTTTGAACTATATAAAGGGGAAATATGTGCTATTATCGGAAAAAATGGTGCTGGTAAATCAACTTTATTCAAGATGATTGCTGAGGAAATATTTCCTACAAAAGGTGAGATTACTTTGTTTGGCGAACCCTATGGAAAGCATAATTCCCGCAGGAGAATGGGTGTCATGATTGAAACTGATGTATTTTTTGATAACTTTAATGCCCACCAAAATTTAGAGTATTACCGTTTGCTGCGTGGAATTCCTGAAAAGGCAGTAATTGGGAAGGTATTAAATAGGGTAGGACTTGCAGAACATAATCGGAAGAAATTTTCCCAATATTCATTAGGAATGAAACAGCGGTTATCATTGGCATTGGCTTTATTGTCTTCACCGGACTTTTTGCTTTTAGATGAGCCAACCAATGGTTTGGATGCTGAAGGAATGGTTGAAATGCGTCAACTGTTTCTTAAATTAAATCAAGAACATCAAATTACAATTTTGATTTCAAGTCATATTTTATCACAGCTTCAATCAATTGCCACACGTTTTGTTTTTTTAAATAAAGGTAAAGTTGTTCAAGATTTATCCCGGAAAGAATTATTGGGAATGAGTCAGCAGTTTATTTTTCTTCGTGTCAATGATGCTAAGAAAGCTTGCTTTATATTAGAAAATCATTTTGTAGATATGGACTATAGGGTTTTAGCCGGTGAGCAGTTGGAGATTTATAATTATATTCCGCAGCGTCAAAAAATTAATAGGCTCTTAAATGAAGGTAATGTAGATATTTTAGAAATGACGGTTAAAAGTAAGAATTTAGAAGAATATTTCTTAGGTCTGGTAGGAGGTGATGAGAATGTTGAATCTAATTAG
- a CDS encoding response regulator transcription factor, producing MKYLKQIEILIVEDDNDINKILELIVKEQGYKATCCFSGTEAQLRLQQQSFNLILLDIMLPGLTGEELLREIRKQSSIPVIIISAKSIIEDKVNLLKLGADDYMVKPFAREEVAARIEVQLRKNYLQQTGDCLSWKELTLDESQHRVMVKKSELNLTNVEFDILKIMLRHPKQVFSKAKLYELLWNDIYQGNDNSISVHVSNIRKKISAITSEEYIKTIWGIGFSLV from the coding sequence GTGAAGTATTTGAAACAAATAGAAATATTGATTGTGGAGGATGATAATGATATTAATAAAATATTGGAATTAATTGTGAAAGAACAAGGATACAAAGCAACGTGCTGTTTTTCTGGTACAGAGGCTCAATTAAGGCTTCAACAACAATCCTTTAATCTAATTTTGTTGGATATCATGCTGCCAGGACTAACTGGAGAAGAATTGCTGAGGGAAATTAGAAAGCAATCATCTATTCCGGTTATTATTATTTCTGCGAAAAGTATTATTGAAGATAAGGTGAACTTGCTAAAATTAGGTGCAGATGATTATATGGTTAAACCTTTTGCCCGTGAAGAAGTTGCTGCACGAATTGAAGTTCAACTACGTAAAAATTATTTACAACAAACAGGAGACTGTCTAAGCTGGAAAGAACTTACTTTGGATGAAAGCCAGCATAGGGTAATGGTCAAAAAATCGGAATTAAATCTTACCAATGTTGAGTTCGATATTTTAAAAATTATGTTAAGACATCCCAAACAAGTATTTTCCAAAGCTAAGCTGTATGAACTGTTGTGGAACGATATTTATCAGGGAAATGACAATAGTATCAGTGTCCATGTATCCAATATTCGTAAAAAAATTTCTGCTATTACCAGTGAAGAATATATCAAAACTATTTGGGGAATTGGTTTTTCACTAGTTTAG
- a CDS encoding pyridoxamine 5'-phosphate oxidase family protein, with protein MNEVYNYLKDIGTYYLATSEGDQPRVRPFGTIAIFEGNLYIQTGNVKKVFAQMKKNPKVEICAMGKDQTWIRITATAVRDDRVQARQHMLDEYPNLKNMYAADDGNCEVLYLKDATATIYSFTEKPKIINF; from the coding sequence ATGAATGAAGTTTATAACTATCTAAAAGATATCGGTACCTATTACCTAGCAACATCCGAAGGCGATCAGCCAAGAGTTCGACCTTTTGGTACAATAGCTATCTTTGAAGGAAATCTTTACATTCAGACTGGAAACGTCAAAAAGGTATTTGCACAAATGAAAAAGAATCCTAAGGTTGAGATCTGTGCTATGGGAAAAGACCAAACTTGGATACGTATTACAGCCACTGCTGTCCGGGATGACAGAGTTCAGGCTAGACAACATATGCTTGATGAATATCCAAATCTTAAAAATATGTATGCTGCTGACGATGGAAATTGTGAAGTACTTTATCTTAAAGATGCAACTGCCACCATATATTCCTTTACAGAAAAACCTAAAATCATTAACTTTTAA
- a CDS encoding 3-oxoacyl-ACP synthase, whose amino-acid sequence MGVKLSYIDVYHGSKVVSNDFYLEYFRKQDKDIKHLLTDVMGRDKRYMLDDGESAFQLTIEAGKSVLKKANLEGKDIDAIIYSSILPEYISPATSILIHKELNMSANVMCLDVNANCAGMTVALENMSNYLMSSKRAKRVLIIGCDDDNAIINHDNELCYGNYGYAACAIILEKVDEDYSSNNLHGMLHYVFYMFFCYEIDWYKQRNNFKYLDCTWNTCCYLWSSIL is encoded by the coding sequence TTGGGAGTAAAATTAAGTTATATTGATGTATACCATGGATCAAAAGTTGTTTCAAATGATTTTTATCTTGAATACTTTAGAAAACAAGACAAGGATATTAAGCACCTACTTACAGATGTAATGGGAAGAGATAAAAGATATATGCTAGATGATGGTGAGTCGGCCTTTCAACTAACTATAGAGGCAGGAAAATCCGTGTTAAAAAAAGCCAATCTTGAAGGAAAAGATATTGATGCAATTATATATTCCTCCATATTGCCAGAATATATATCACCTGCAACGTCAATTTTAATACATAAGGAATTGAATATGAGTGCTAATGTAATGTGCCTTGATGTCAATGCAAATTGTGCAGGTATGACTGTTGCTCTTGAAAACATGTCAAATTATCTTATGTCATCAAAACGTGCAAAAAGAGTTCTTATCATTGGATGTGATGATGATAATGCTATTATAAATCATGACAATGAACTGTGCTATGGTAATTACGGTTATGCAGCATGTGCAATAATTTTAGAAAAAGTTGATGAGGACTATAGTTCTAATAATTTACATGGTATGTTGCATTATGTCTTTTATATGTTTTTCTGTTATGAAATTGATTGGTATAAACAACGAAATAACTTCAAATACCTTGATTGTACTTGGAATACTTGTTGCTATTTATGGAGCAGTATTTTATAA
- a CDS encoding methyl-accepting chemotaxis protein — translation MKLIGINNEITSNTLIVLGILVAIYGAVFYKCYKWVVACDSINPKALNVTKILVLTITYFQYLYLNFTMHLNSVWLIAIFFVILGALFFDLKMIIASVVLSALCIVIVFIHNPSILKYEKLASAEIYMTMVTVVITFVLLFIMVYMASKLLKSISEKEAEIREENEKLLKLFKRISEISNTVLSSSENLGAAITEQTSSLVEVSDVTSLVSQNSDEMLDKSNNNEDILHTLLNTNEGVVHKIEDSKSKINNLIGITEENQKSLNATLSIISNIKDEIANTFESTKDLEEKSAKVDEILNLIGNISEQTNLLALNASIEAARAGEYGKGFAVVADEIRKLSEDTKQSLDQASTIVSELKDKINIVQDQMKGNNKKSQEGNSIINETVNRINDMNDHLKSFSSNIIDINEASNTLFLQTKNAVKFNKEISNITKNTISQYNTVAETISQNASTCEEIEANINELKNIAEDMNKLVK, via the coding sequence ATGAAATTGATTGGTATAAACAACGAAATAACTTCAAATACCTTGATTGTACTTGGAATACTTGTTGCTATTTATGGAGCAGTATTTTATAAGTGCTATAAATGGGTAGTTGCTTGTGACAGTATTAATCCAAAAGCTTTAAATGTAACTAAAATCTTAGTCTTAACAATAACGTATTTTCAATATTTATATCTTAATTTTACTATGCATTTGAATTCTGTGTGGTTAATAGCTATCTTTTTTGTTATCCTCGGAGCTCTGTTTTTTGATCTTAAAATGATAATAGCTTCAGTAGTATTAAGTGCTTTATGTATTGTAATAGTATTTATTCATAATCCATCTATTCTTAAGTATGAAAAATTGGCAAGTGCAGAAATATATATGACTATGGTTACTGTGGTTATTACTTTTGTACTTCTTTTTATAATGGTTTATATGGCATCAAAGCTCTTGAAATCAATTAGTGAAAAAGAAGCTGAAATTAGAGAAGAAAATGAAAAATTGCTTAAGTTATTTAAAAGAATATCTGAGATTTCAAATACTGTCTTATCATCTAGTGAAAATTTAGGTGCTGCTATTACAGAACAGACAAGTTCTCTTGTTGAAGTTTCAGATGTAACAAGCCTCGTATCTCAGAATTCAGATGAAATGCTTGACAAATCAAATAACAATGAAGATATACTCCATACTTTGTTAAATACAAATGAAGGTGTTGTTCATAAGATTGAAGACAGCAAAAGTAAAATAAATAATCTTATAGGAATTACAGAAGAAAATCAAAAGTCCTTAAATGCTACTCTTTCAATTATTTCAAATATAAAAGATGAAATAGCAAATACATTTGAGTCAACTAAAGACCTTGAAGAGAAATCTGCTAAAGTTGATGAAATATTGAATCTTATCGGAAATATATCTGAGCAGACCAATCTTCTTGCTTTAAATGCTTCAATCGAAGCAGCAAGAGCAGGTGAATACGGCAAAGGTTTTGCAGTAGTAGCAGACGAAATCAGGAAACTTTCTGAAGACACAAAACAATCCTTAGATCAGGCAAGTACAATAGTAAGTGAATTAAAGGACAAAATTAACATAGTACAGGATCAAATGAAGGGAAATAACAAAAAATCTCAGGAAGGAAACAGCATTATAAATGAAACCGTAAATAGAATAAATGATATGAATGATCATTTAAAATCATTTAGCAGTAATATCATTGATATAAATGAAGCCTCCAATACTTTATTCTTACAAACTAAAAATGCTGTAAAATTCAATAAAGAAATATCAAATATAACTAAAAACACAATATCACAATATAACACTGTAGCTGAAACAATTTCTCAAAATGCTTCTACATGTGAAGAAATTGAAGCAAATATAAATGAGCTCAAAAATATAGCTGAAGATATGAATAAACTTGTAAAATAA
- a CDS encoding EFR1 family ferrodoxin (N-terminal region resembles flavodoxins. C-terminal ferrodoxin region binds two 4Fe-4S clusters.), which yields MNPTIYYFSATGNSLTIARQIAKGLGNCTIKSMAVGATDEPAGGPDNPIGFVFPVFYIGLPRLVKRFVQKVNIIKGTYCFAFINFGGNGADTLGMLDDILKEKGVYLSYATGVKMPGNYIVKYQAFAHDVVQKLIKKAMEKADEAAGAVADGKLHPVKRKARLFSKMVNRNYLYKGISEWDEKFKVSEKCSGCGLCARVCPVNNIKMEERNPIWQHHCERCLACIQWCPYEAIEYGKSTIGRTRYHNPNVKVEDIIRGSTCENI from the coding sequence ATGAATCCGACAATTTATTATTTTTCCGCTACGGGCAATTCGCTGACAATAGCTAGACAAATCGCAAAGGGACTTGGAAACTGCACAATTAAGTCTATGGCTGTAGGGGCGACGGATGAGCCTGCTGGTGGCCCTGATAATCCCATTGGTTTCGTTTTTCCCGTTTTTTATATCGGGTTACCGAGACTTGTAAAACGCTTTGTACAAAAGGTCAATATCATTAAAGGAACTTACTGCTTTGCATTTATAAATTTCGGCGGAAACGGGGCAGACACTTTGGGAATGCTGGACGATATCTTGAAAGAAAAGGGTGTTTATCTGTCCTACGCAACTGGAGTAAAGATGCCGGGGAATTATATTGTGAAGTATCAGGCCTTTGCTCACGACGTTGTACAAAAGCTGATAAAAAAAGCAATGGAAAAGGCGGATGAAGCTGCCGGGGCAGTTGCTGATGGCAAGCTTCATCCGGTTAAAAGAAAGGCCAGGCTTTTTAGTAAGATGGTAAATCGCAATTATCTATACAAAGGCATCTCCGAATGGGACGAAAAATTTAAGGTGAGCGAAAAATGCAGCGGCTGCGGTCTGTGCGCTAGAGTGTGCCCTGTAAACAATATAAAAATGGAAGAACGAAATCCGATTTGGCAGCATCATTGTGAGCGGTGTCTTGCCTGTATTCAGTGGTGTCCATATGAGGCGATAGAGTATGGCAAAAGCACAATCGGACGTACAAGATATCACAATCCAAATGTTAAGGTTGAGGATATTATAAGAGGATCGACGTGTGAAAATATTTAG
- the rlmH gene encoding 23S rRNA (pseudouridine(1915)-N(3))-methyltransferase RlmH — protein MNITIIAVGKLKEKYLKAAVEEYSKRLSRYCRLNIIEVQDEKTPDNASSSEQDIIKEKEGRRILKYINDNMYVVALDLKGSMMGSEEFSKFVGNLGLSGKSNIAFIIGGSLGISSEILKRADYKLCFSKMTFPHQLFRIMLLEQIYRGFRIMKGEPYHK, from the coding sequence ATGAACATTACCATAATTGCCGTAGGAAAGTTGAAAGAAAAATATCTTAAAGCTGCAGTGGAAGAGTATTCAAAAAGGCTTTCTAGATATTGTAGATTGAATATAATAGAAGTACAAGATGAAAAAACTCCTGACAATGCTTCAAGTAGTGAACAGGATATTATAAAGGAAAAGGAAGGTAGGAGAATACTTAAGTATATAAATGACAATATGTATGTGGTGGCTCTTGATTTAAAGGGAAGTATGATGGGTTCTGAAGAGTTTTCAAAGTTTGTAGGAAATCTAGGACTTTCAGGAAAAAGCAATATTGCCTTTATAATTGGAGGTTCCCTTGGCATTTCCAGTGAAATTTTGAAAAGGGCTGATTATAAACTGTGTTTTTCAAAAATGACTTTTCCACACCAACTTTTTAGAATAATGCTCCTTGAACAGATTTATAGGGGGTTTAGGATAATGAAGGGAGAACCTTACCACAAATAA